One window from the genome of Helicobacter pylori encodes:
- the feoB gene encoding ferrous iron transport protein B yields MEEIIVALVGQPNVGKSSLINALSNAHLKVGNFAGVTVDKMEVSLIHKERQITIIDLPGTYALNDFTTEEKVTKDFLEKAQYDLILNVVDSTNLERNLALSVQLLDTNKKMLLALNMWDEAQKEGIKINTKKLSQELGVVCVPTSARSKEDRLNTELLLDEIVRLYSQNTTNNESIKVPSQSFKESLKYSQSAQRIAQLVINENKQNASFEHTYKIDKILMHKRYGIFIFLGFMFIIFSLSFLIGGGAQKALEAGFKFLSDSVKENVANEDLASLVGDGIIGGVGATVSFLPLIVVLYFGISLLETTGYMSRVAFLLDGILHKFGLHGKSFIPLITGFGCSVPAYMATRTLQNYNERLITLFVIGFMSCSARLPIYVLFVGSFFPSSSAGFVLFCIYILGAVVALVMAKLLKLSVFKGQTESFIMEMPKYRFPSWRMVYFSIYTKSLSYLKKAGTYILVGAILIWFMSQYPKSDAAMKTYKQESLLVDKDTTLSSEAKEEKLKELKTKLDQKNLKNSIVGRGGAYLEKVFSPMDFDWRLSVSLVTGFMAKEVVVSTLGVLFSLGDQDEKSDAFREILRKEVSVPSGIAFIVFVMFYIPCFAATITFGREAGGIKFVAYLFIFTTVVAYAFSLIAFYVTQILV; encoded by the coding sequence GTGGAAGAAATCATTGTCGCTCTTGTGGGCCAACCTAATGTAGGGAAATCCTCCCTCATCAACGCTTTGAGCAACGCCCATTTGAAAGTGGGGAATTTTGCCGGGGTTACCGTGGATAAGATGGAAGTGAGTTTGATCCACAAAGAGCGTCAAATCACTATCATTGATTTACCTGGCACTTACGCGCTCAATGACTTCACCACTGAAGAAAAAGTTACTAAAGATTTTTTAGAAAAAGCCCAATACGATCTCATTCTTAATGTGGTGGATTCCACCAATTTAGAGCGTAATTTAGCCTTAAGCGTGCAGCTGTTAGACACGAATAAAAAAATGCTTCTTGCGCTCAACATGTGGGATGAGGCGCAAAAAGAAGGCATTAAAATCAATACCAAAAAGCTTTCTCAAGAATTAGGGGTTGTGTGCGTACCTACAAGCGCAAGATCCAAAGAAGATCGCTTGAATACAGAGCTTTTATTAGATGAAATTGTCAGGCTTTATTCTCAAAACACTACAAACAATGAAAGCATAAAAGTCCCGTCTCAAAGTTTTAAGGAGTCTTTAAAATACAGCCAGAGCGCTCAAAGAATCGCTCAATTAGTGATCAATGAAAACAAACAAAATGCGAGCTTTGAACACACCTATAAGATTGATAAGATTTTAATGCACAAGCGTTATGGGATTTTCATTTTTTTAGGGTTTATGTTTATCATTTTTTCTTTGAGCTTTTTAATAGGAGGCGGAGCGCAAAAAGCGCTTGAAGCAGGGTTTAAATTTTTGAGCGATAGCGTTAAAGAAAATGTGGCTAATGAAGATTTAGCGTCTTTGGTGGGCGATGGCATTATTGGGGGAGTGGGAGCGACGGTTTCATTCTTGCCTTTAATTGTGGTGTTGTATTTTGGGATTTCTTTACTAGAAACGACAGGCTATATGAGTAGGGTAGCGTTTTTATTAGATGGGATCTTGCATAAATTTGGCTTGCATGGGAAGAGTTTTATCCCTTTAATCACCGGTTTTGGCTGCTCTGTACCCGCTTACATGGCGACAAGAACCTTACAAAACTATAACGAACGATTGATCACGCTTTTTGTGATTGGGTTTATGAGCTGCTCGGCAAGACTCCCTATTTATGTGCTGTTTGTAGGCTCGTTTTTCCCTTCTTCAAGCGCGGGATTTGTGCTGTTTTGTATTTATATTTTGGGGGCGGTTGTGGCATTAGTGATGGCCAAATTACTCAAATTAAGCGTGTTTAAAGGACAGACCGAATCCTTTATCATGGAAATGCCCAAATACCGCTTTCCTAGTTGGAGAATGGTCTATTTCAGTATCTATACCAAATCGCTTTCTTACCTTAAAAAGGCCGGGACTTATATTTTAGTGGGAGCGATTTTAATCTGGTTTATGTCTCAATACCCTAAAAGCGATGCGGCTATGAAAACTTATAAACAAGAAAGCTTGTTAGTGGATAAAGACACCACCCTTTCAAGCGAAGCTAAAGAAGAAAAATTAAAAGAATTAAAAACCAAATTGGATCAAAAGAATTTAAAAAATAGCATTGTAGGAAGAGGTGGGGCGTATTTAGAAAAAGTCTTTAGCCCTATGGATTTTGATTGGCGTTTGAGCGTCTCGCTTGTAACCGGATTTATGGCTAAAGAGGTGGTGGTTTCTACTTTGGGGGTGTTGTTTTCTTTAGGGGATCAAGATGAAAAATCTGACGCTTTTAGAGAGATTTTAAGAAAAGAAGTCAGCGTGCCTAGCGGGATCGCTTTTATCGTGTTTGTGATGTTTTATATCCCTTGTTTTGCAGCGACCATTACTTTTGGTAGGGAAGCTGGGGGGATCAAGTTTGTTGCGTATTTATTCATCTTCACAACCGTTGTAGCGTATGCGTTTTCCTTGATAGCTTTTTATGTAACCCAAATTTTGGTTTAA
- a CDS encoding TIGR00366 family protein, giving the protein MFLLRHLTSACVFLASKCLPDSFVLVTLLSFIVFILVYGLTGQDAFSVISSWGNGAWTLLGFSMQMALILVLGQALASAKLVQKLLKYLASLPKGYYTALLLVTFLSLIANWINWGFGLVISAIFAKEIAKNVKGVDYRLLIASAYSGFVIWHGGLSGSIPLSVATQNEDLSKISAGVIEKAIPISQTIFSTYNLIIIGIILVGLPFLMAIIHPKKEEIVEIDAKLLKNEYKETELIDHQQDKTIAHFLENSTLLSYLLVFLGFGYLGIYFFKGGGISLNIVNTIFLFLGILLHKTPLAYVKAINHSARSVAGILLQFPFYAGIMGMMASHSVGGHSLAQMLSLAFTHIANEKTFALMTFLSAGIVNIFIPSGGGQWAIQAPIMLPAGQSLGVDPGVVSMAIAWGDAWTNMIQPFWALPALAIAGLGAKDIMGYCVLTLIFVGLVVCGVFYFLV; this is encoded by the coding sequence ATGTTTTTATTAAGGCATTTGACTTCAGCGTGCGTGTTTTTGGCGTCTAAATGTTTGCCGGACTCCTTTGTCTTGGTCACTCTTTTATCGTTTATCGTGTTTATTCTTGTTTATGGTTTGACAGGGCAAGACGCTTTTTCTGTCATTTCTAGTTGGGGGAATGGCGCTTGGACGCTCTTAGGTTTTTCTATGCAAATGGCTCTTATTTTGGTGTTGGGTCAGGCTCTAGCTAGCGCTAAATTAGTCCAAAAACTTTTAAAATATCTGGCGTCTTTACCTAAAGGGTATTATACGGCTTTATTGTTGGTTACTTTTCTATCATTGATCGCTAATTGGATCAACTGGGGTTTTGGCTTAGTGATCAGCGCGATTTTTGCAAAAGAGATCGCCAAAAATGTTAAAGGGGTGGATTACAGGCTGCTTATTGCGAGCGCTTATTCGGGTTTTGTCATCTGGCATGGGGGTTTATCAGGCTCTATCCCCTTAAGCGTTGCCACCCAAAATGAAGATCTATCCAAAATAAGTGCCGGGGTGATTGAAAAAGCTATTCCCATCAGTCAAACGATTTTTTCTACCTATAATTTAATCATTATAGGGATCATTCTTGTAGGGTTACCCTTTTTAATGGCAATAATCCACCCTAAAAAGGAAGAAATTGTTGAGATTGACGCAAAGCTTTTAAAAAATGAATACAAGGAAACAGAACTCATTGATCACCAACAAGACAAAACGATCGCGCATTTTTTGGAAAACAGCACTCTGCTTTCTTATCTTTTGGTTTTTTTGGGTTTTGGGTATCTTGGTATTTATTTTTTTAAAGGAGGAGGGATTAGTTTAAACATTGTCAATACGATTTTCCTTTTTTTAGGGATTTTGCTCCATAAAACCCCTTTAGCTTATGTGAAAGCGATCAATCATTCCGCTAGGAGCGTGGCTGGGATTTTATTGCAATTCCCTTTTTATGCCGGGATCATGGGGATGATGGCAAGCCATAGCGTGGGGGGTCATTCATTAGCGCAAATGCTTTCTTTAGCCTTCACGCACATCGCTAATGAAAAAACTTTCGCGCTCATGACTTTTTTGAGCGCAGGGATTGTCAATATTTTCATCCCGTCTGGCGGAGGGCAATGGGCGATTCAAGCTCCTATCATGCTCCCGGCAGGGCAAAGCTTGGGGGTGGATCCAGGCGTGGTTTCTATGGCTATTGCTTGGGGAGACGCTTGGACGAATATGATACAGCCTTTTTGGGCTTTGCCCGCTTTAGCCATTGCGGGTTTGGGTGCTAAAGATATTATGGGCTATTGCGTTTTGACTTTAATTTTTGTAGGCTTAGTCGTGTGTGGGGTGTTTTATTTTTTAGTGTGA
- a CDS encoding CoA transferase subunit A — MNKVITDLDKALSVLKDGDTILVGGFGLCGIPEYAIDYIYKKGIKDLIVVSNNCGVDDFGLGILLEKKQIKKIIASYVGENKIFESQMLNGEIEVVLTPQGTLAENLRAGGAGIPAYYTPTGVGTLIAQGKESREFNGKEYILEKAITGDYGLIKAYKSDTLGNLVFRKTARNFNPLCAMAAKICVAEVEEIVPAGELDPDEIHLPGIYVQHIYKGEKFEKRIEKITTRSAK, encoded by the coding sequence ATGAACAAAGTTATAACCGATTTAGACAAAGCATTGAGCGTTTTAAAAGACGGAGATACTATTTTAGTGGGCGGTTTTGGGCTGTGCGGGATACCCGAATACGCCATTGATTACATTTATAAGAAAGGTATTAAGGATTTGATTGTCGTGAGCAATAATTGCGGCGTTGATGACTTTGGGCTTGGCATTCTGTTAGAAAAAAAACAGATTAAAAAGATTATCGCTTCCTATGTGGGGGAGAATAAGATTTTTGAATCGCAAATGCTGAACGGAGAAATTGAAGTCGTTTTGACACCGCAAGGCACTCTGGCTGAAAACTTGCGCGCTGGAGGGGCTGGGATACCCGCTTACTACACCCCAACCGGGGTTGGGACTTTGATCGCTCAAGGCAAGGAATCAAGGGAATTTAACGGCAAGGAGTATATTTTAGAAAAAGCGATCACAGGCGATTACGGGCTTATCAAAGCCTATAAAAGCGACACTCTTGGGAACTTGGTGTTTAGAAAAACGGCTAGAAACTTCAATCCCTTGTGCGCGATGGCGGCAAAAATATGCGTCGCTGAAGTGGAAGAAATTGTCCCGGCTGGGGAATTGGACCCAGATGAAATACACTTGCCAGGAATCTATGTGCAACACATCTATAAGGGCGAGAAATTTGAAAAACGGATAGAAAAAATCACGACAAGGAGCGCAAAATGA
- a CDS encoding 3-oxoacid CoA-transferase subunit B produces the protein MREAIIKRAAKELKEGMYVNLGIGLPTLVANEVSGMNIVFQSENGLLGIGAYPLEGSVDADLINAGKETVTVVPGASFFNSADSFAMIRGGHIDLAILGGMEVSQNGDLANWMIPKKLIKGMGGAMDLVHGAKKVIVIMEHCNKYGESKVKKECSLPLTGKGVVHQLITDLAVFEFFNNAMKLVELQEGVSLDQVREKTEAEFEVCL, from the coding sequence ATGAGAGAGGCTATCATTAAGAGAGCGGCAAAGGAATTAAAAGAGGGCATGTATGTGAATTTAGGGATAGGCTTACCCACGCTTGTGGCTAATGAAGTGAGCGGAATGAATATCGTTTTCCAAAGCGAGAACGGGTTATTAGGGATTGGCGCTTACCCATTGGAAGGGAGCGTTGATGCGGATCTCATTAATGCAGGAAAGGAAACCGTGACCGTGGTGCCGGGCGCTTCGTTTTTCAACAGCGCGGATTCGTTTGCGATGATTCGTGGGGGGCATATTGATTTAGCGATTTTAGGAGGGATGGAAGTCTCACAAAATGGGGATTTGGCTAATTGGATGATCCCTAAAAAGCTCATAAAAGGCATGGGAGGGGCTATGGATCTGGTGCATGGCGCTAAAAAAGTGATTGTCATCATGGAGCATTGCAACAAATATGGGGAGTCTAAAGTGAAAAAAGAATGCTCCTTGCCCCTAACAGGAAAAGGCGTGGTGCATCAATTGATAACGGATTTAGCGGTGTTTGAGTTTTTTAATAACGCCATGAAATTAGTGGAATTGCAAGAGGGTGTCAGCCTTGATCAAGTGAGAGAAAAAACAGAAGCTGAATTTGAAGTGTGCTTATAG
- a CDS encoding hydantoinase/oxoprolinase family protein: MKDAKVQVMGIDAGGTMTDTFFVKENGSFVVGKAQSNPEDESLAIYNSSQDALSHWQSDVNKVYPELITCVYSGTAMLNRVVQRRGMEVGLICNKGFEQMHSMGRALQSYLGYALEERLHINTHKYDDPLIPLKRIRGVTERTDVKGQVVIPVRKEEVEVAVKELLEAGAKAIVICLLQSHKNAESERIVRDIALKEIEKLGKNVPVFASVDYYPQRKESHRMNTTILEAYAAEPSRQTLSKVSNRFKEHGAKFDLRVMATHGGTISWKAKELARTIVSGPIGGVIGSKLLGETLGYDNIACSDIGGTSFDMALIVKSNFNIASDPDMARLVLSLPLVAMDSVGAGAGSFVRIDPHSRSIKLGPDSAGYRVGTCWKDSGLDTVSVTDCHIVLGYLNPDNFLGGLIKLDVDRAKKHIKEQIADPLGISVEDAAAGVIELLDLELKEYLRSNISAKGYSPSDFVCFSYGGAGPVHTYGYTEGLGFKDVVVPAWAAGFSAFGCACADFEYRYDKSVDIAIPQYSSDKSKVEACKIIQDAWDELTLKVIEEFKINGFSQKDVILRPGYRMQYMGQLNDLEITSPVSKAASVADWEEIVKEYEKTYARVYSESACSPELGFSVTGVIMRGVVATQKPVIPVEKEHGATPPKEAKIGVRKFYRHKKWVDADVWQMEKLLPGNEVIGPAIVEADSTTFVIPKGFATRLDKHRLFHLKEIK, translated from the coding sequence ATGAAAGACGCAAAAGTTCAGGTGATGGGTATTGATGCCGGTGGCACCATGACGGACACATTTTTTGTGAAAGAAAATGGCAGTTTCGTAGTTGGTAAAGCCCAAAGCAACCCAGAAGATGAAAGCTTAGCTATTTACAATAGCTCACAAGACGCTTTATCGCATTGGCAATCGGATGTAAATAAAGTTTATCCAGAGTTGATCACTTGCGTGTATTCAGGCACGGCGATGCTCAATCGGGTCGTCCAAAGGCGCGGGATGGAAGTGGGCCTAATTTGCAATAAGGGTTTTGAGCAAATGCATTCTATGGGCAGAGCGTTGCAATCTTATTTGGGGTATGCGCTAGAAGAAAGGTTGCATATCAACACGCACAAGTATGATGATCCGCTGATTCCTTTAAAAAGGATTAGAGGCGTTACAGAAAGAACCGATGTCAAGGGTCAAGTGGTTATCCCAGTGCGCAAAGAAGAGGTTGAAGTTGCTGTTAAGGAGCTTTTAGAAGCAGGTGCAAAGGCCATTGTGATTTGCTTGTTGCAATCTCATAAAAACGCTGAAAGCGAGCGAATCGTTAGAGATATAGCGTTAAAAGAGATTGAAAAATTGGGTAAAAATGTTCCTGTATTCGCTTCGGTGGATTACTACCCTCAAAGAAAAGAAAGCCACAGAATGAACACCACTATCTTAGAAGCTTATGCGGCTGAGCCAAGCAGGCAAACTCTCTCTAAAGTCAGCAACCGCTTCAAAGAGCATGGCGCTAAATTTGATCTTAGGGTGATGGCAACGCATGGAGGCACCATTAGCTGGAAAGCTAAAGAGCTCGCTAGAACGATCGTGAGCGGCCCTATTGGAGGCGTGATCGGATCTAAATTGCTAGGCGAAACGCTTGGTTATGACAATATTGCATGCAGCGATATTGGCGGCACGAGCTTTGATATGGCGCTTATCGTTAAGAGCAATTTCAACATCGCTTCTGACCCTGATATGGCGCGCCTTGTTTTATCTCTACCGCTTGTGGCTATGGATTCCGTTGGTGCAGGTGCGGGGAGTTTTGTGCGCATTGATCCGCACAGTCGATCTATCAAACTAGGGCCTGACAGCGCGGGGTATAGGGTTGGCACTTGTTGGAAAGACAGCGGATTAGACACGGTTTCAGTAACCGATTGCCATATTGTTTTAGGCTATTTGAACCCGGATAATTTCTTAGGCGGTTTGATCAAATTAGATGTGGATAGGGCTAAAAAACACATTAAAGAACAAATCGCTGATCCGCTAGGCATTAGCGTAGAAGATGCGGCTGCGGGTGTGATTGAGTTGCTTGATTTGGAGCTTAAAGAATACTTGCGATCCAATATTAGCGCTAAAGGGTATAGCCCGTCTGATTTTGTGTGCTTTTCATATGGTGGCGCGGGGCCTGTGCATACCTATGGCTATACAGAAGGCTTAGGGTTTAAGGATGTGGTAGTGCCTGCGTGGGCGGCTGGATTTAGCGCTTTTGGTTGCGCTTGCGCTGATTTTGAATACAGATACGATAAGAGCGTGGATATTGCCATTCCGCAGTATTCTTCAGACAAGTCAAAAGTAGAAGCATGCAAAATCATTCAAGACGCATGGGATGAATTGACCCTCAAAGTGATTGAAGAGTTCAAAATCAATGGATTTTCTCAAAAAGATGTGATCTTAAGACCTGGATACAGGATGCAGTATATGGGGCAATTGAATGATTTAGAGATCACTTCTCCTGTGTCAAAAGCTGCAAGCGTGGCTGATTGGGAAGAGATTGTTAAAGAATATGAAAAAACCTACGCTCGTGTTTATTCTGAATCAGCGTGTTCTCCAGAGCTTGGTTTTAGCGTGACCGGCGTGATCATGCGTGGTGTTGTGGCTACGCAAAAACCTGTGATTCCGGTTGAAAAAGAGCATGGTGCTACACCCCCAAAAGAAGCCAAAATAGGCGTTAGAAAATTCTATCGGCATAAAAAATGGGTGGATGCAGATGTGTGGCAAATGGAAAAATTATTGCCTGGAAATGAAGTCATAGGGCCTGCGATCGTTGAAGCGGATTCAACCACTTTTGTGATACCCAAAGGCTTTGCGACAAGACTAGACAAACACCGATTGTTCCACTTGAAAGAAATTAAATAA
- a CDS encoding 3'-5' exonuclease, with protein sequence MLCVFDIETIPSVSLCKEHFQLEENDVLKICERSFEKQKEKSGSEFLPLYLHEIISIAAVIGDDYGKFIKVGNFGQKHENREDFASEKELLEDFFKYFNEKQPRLISFNGRGFDMPLLTLKALKYNLTLDAFYSQENKWENYRARYSEQFHLDLMDSLSHYGSVRGLNLNGVCSMTNIPGKFDVSGDLVHAIYYNPKISQKEKKEIIDSYCQSDVLNTYWLFLKYEVLKGALNKEQYLGLLSDFLEKFPKEKSYSSVFINALEKEIREFA encoded by the coding sequence ATGTTGTGCGTGTTTGATATAGAAACCATTCCTAGCGTGAGCTTGTGTAAAGAGCATTTTCAATTAGAAGAAAATGATGTGCTAAAAATCTGTGAACGGAGTTTTGAAAAGCAAAAAGAAAAAAGCGGGAGCGAGTTTTTGCCTCTTTATTTGCATGAAATTATCTCTATTGCAGCGGTCATAGGCGATGATTACGGGAAGTTTATCAAAGTGGGGAATTTTGGTCAAAAACATGAAAACAGAGAAGATTTTGCGAGCGAAAAAGAGCTTTTAGAAGACTTTTTCAAATACTTTAACGAAAAGCAACCGCGCTTGATAAGTTTCAATGGCAGAGGTTTTGACATGCCCCTACTCACGCTCAAAGCCCTTAAATACAATTTAACTTTGGACGCCTTTTATAGCCAAGAAAACAAATGGGAAAATTACCGTGCGCGCTATAGCGAGCAGTTTCATTTGGATTTAATGGATAGCTTGAGCCATTATGGATCCGTTAGGGGGTTGAATTTAAATGGCGTTTGCTCCATGACGAATATTCCTGGTAAATTTGATGTGAGCGGGGATTTAGTGCATGCGATTTATTACAACCCTAAGATAAGCCAAAAGGAGAAAAAAGAAATTATTGACAGCTATTGCCAAAGCGATGTGCTTAACACTTACTGGCTTTTTTTAAAATACGAAGTGTTAAAAGGCGCTTTAAATAAGGAGCAATACCTTGGGCTATTGAGCGATTTTTTAGAAAAATTCCCTAAAGAAAAATCCTATTCAAGCGTTTTTATTAACGCTTTAGAGAAAGAGATTAGGGAGTTTGCTTGA
- a CDS encoding lipid A deacylase LpxR family protein has protein sequence MFFKFILCLLLGMFAWAKEDIPTPLTPSKRYSINLMTENDGYINPYIDEYYTAGNQIGFSTKEFDFSKNKAMKWSSYLGFFNKSPRVTRFGISLAQDMYTPSLKNRKLVHLHDNHPYGGYLRVNLNVYNRHKTFMELFTISLGTTGQDSLAAQTQRLIHKWGHDPQFYGWNTQLKNEFIFELHYQLLKKVPLLKTRFFSMELMPGFNVELGNARDYFQLGSLFRAGYNLDADYGVNKVNTAFDGGMPYSDKFSIYFFAGAFGRFQPLNIFIQGNSPETRGIANLEYFVYASEIGAAMMWRSLRVAFTITDISKTFQSQPKHHQIGTLELNFAF, from the coding sequence TTGTTTTTCAAATTTATTTTATGTTTATTATTAGGAATGTTTGCATGGGCAAAAGAGGATATTCCTACCCCATTAACGCCCTCTAAACGCTATTCTATCAATTTGATGACTGAAAATGATGGTTATATCAACCCTTACATTGATGAGTATTATACTGCAGGCAATCAAATAGGCTTTTCTACTAAAGAGTTTGACTTTTCTAAAAATAAAGCGATGAAATGGTCTTCGTATTTAGGGTTTTTTAATAAAAGCCCTAGGGTTACTCGTTTTGGCATTTCCCTCGCCCAGGACATGTATACCCCTTCGCTTAAAAACAGAAAACTGGTGCATTTGCATGACAACCACCCTTATGGGGGGTATTTACGGGTGAATTTGAATGTGTATAACCGCCATAAAACTTTCATGGAGTTATTCACGATTTCTTTAGGCACGACAGGGCAAGATTCTTTGGCCGCTCAAACGCAGCGTCTCATTCATAAATGGGGTCATGACCCCCAATTTTATGGCTGGAACACGCAGCTCAAAAACGAATTTATCTTTGAATTGCACTACCAATTGCTCAAAAAAGTCCCCCTTTTAAAGACTCGTTTTTTTTCTATGGAGTTAATGCCTGGGTTTAATGTGGAATTGGGTAATGCGAGGGATTATTTCCAACTCGGATCGCTCTTTAGGGCTGGGTATAACTTGGACGCTGATTATGGTGTCAATAAGGTCAATACCGCTTTTGATGGGGGCATGCCTTATAGCGATAAATTTTCCATCTATTTTTTTGCAGGGGCTTTTGGGCGCTTCCAACCCCTTAACATCTTCATTCAAGGCAATAGCCCTGAAACTAGGGGCATTGCTAATTTGGAATACTTTGTTTATGCCAGTGAAATAGGAGCGGCTATGATGTGGCGTAGCCTCAGGGTGGCTTTTACGATCACTGATATTAGTAAAACCTTTCAATCCCAGCCTAAGCACCACCAGATCGGCACTTTAGAATTGAATTTCGCCTTTTGA
- a CDS encoding acetyl-CoA C-acetyltransferase: protein MNEVVVVAAKRSAVGSFLGSLKSVGAREMGVCVLKDALNASSLKPSDVDSVILGNVLGAGLGQNIARQIQLDAGIPNDKNAFSVNMVCGSSMKAIQLAHDSIMLGRDEVVVCGGVENMSKAPYLSFDMREGKRMGNANMIDSMIHDGLWDAFNDYHMGITADNVAQAYHISREEQDNFALQSQLKARAAINAGKFQEEITPIEIANKKGVVVFKEDEYPRDTTLESLAKLKPAFKKDGSVTAGNSSGINDGASIIILCSAKKAQTLGLKTMATIKGFGLGGCSPDIMGICPSIAIKNNLKNVKMNLNDINLFELNEAFAAQSLAVLKELELNPNIVNVNGGAIAIGHPIGASGARILVTLLHEMKRSGHGVGCASLCVGGGQGLSVVVEQK from the coding sequence ATGAATGAAGTGGTTGTAGTGGCGGCAAAGCGGAGTGCTGTAGGGAGTTTTTTAGGCTCTCTAAAGAGCGTGGGCGCTAGAGAAATGGGTGTTTGCGTGCTTAAAGACGCTTTGAATGCGAGCTCTCTTAAGCCTAGCGATGTGGATTCCGTCATTTTGGGCAATGTTTTAGGCGCCGGTTTGGGTCAAAATATCGCCAGGCAGATCCAACTAGACGCTGGCATCCCTAATGACAAAAACGCTTTTAGCGTCAATATGGTTTGTGGATCGTCTATGAAAGCTATCCAGTTAGCGCATGACAGCATCATGCTTGGGCGCGATGAGGTGGTGGTGTGCGGTGGCGTGGAGAACATGAGCAAAGCACCTTATTTGTCGTTTGACATGCGAGAGGGGAAAAGAATGGGGAATGCGAACATGATAGACTCCATGATCCATGATGGATTATGGGATGCTTTCAATGATTACCACATGGGGATCACCGCTGATAATGTCGCTCAAGCATACCACATAAGCCGAGAAGAGCAAGATAATTTCGCACTCCAATCGCAACTCAAAGCAAGAGCCGCCATTAATGCAGGGAAATTCCAAGAAGAAATCACGCCTATTGAAATAGCGAATAAAAAAGGCGTGGTGGTTTTTAAAGAAGACGAATACCCTAGAGACACGACTCTAGAATCCCTTGCAAAGCTCAAACCCGCTTTCAAAAAAGACGGCTCGGTAACGGCAGGAAATTCATCAGGGATCAATGATGGCGCGAGTATTATCATTTTATGCAGCGCTAAAAAAGCGCAAACATTGGGGTTAAAAACCATGGCAACTATTAAGGGGTTTGGTTTGGGTGGTTGCAGTCCGGATATAATGGGTATATGCCCTAGTATTGCGATTAAAAACAACCTTAAAAATGTCAAAATGAATCTCAATGACATCAATCTTTTTGAACTCAATGAAGCTTTCGCCGCGCAAAGTCTAGCCGTGTTAAAAGAGCTTGAATTAAACCCCAATATCGTGAATGTGAATGGAGGCGCAATAGCCATTGGCCACCCTATTGGTGCGAGCGGTGCTAGGATATTAGTGACTTTATTGCATGAAATGAAAAGAAGCGGTCATGGCGTGGGCTGCGCGTCATTGTGTGTGGGCGGCGGACAAGGGCTATCAGTGGTAGTTGAACAAAAATAA